One Streptomyces sp. RPA4-2 genomic window carries:
- a CDS encoding MFS transporter, with amino-acid sequence MFWAGFAGWGLDAFDFTTLPLALGSIAAAFTLNSTQSGLIMTVTLLASAVGGALAGLLSDRVGRVRVLMITIATFAVFTALSGLSQNYGQMLLFKGLQGLGFGGEFAAGAVLIAEVAPARHRGRIMGFVHSSYAVGWGLAVLAYTVIFSHAGPDAWRYLFLLGILPALALLFIRRNVRDSVVSTENRRRIAGETPAPVWGGLVALFGRDLRHTTLFALLVGIGVQGGYFAIFTWLPSYLHTERGLTVVGTSGYLSAVIAGCFLGYVGAGFLHDWVGRRATFIFFAVSGVVCVVAYTWIPEGANGLLLVLGVPLGMAACGSLAGTGVFFSELFPSRVRGTGVGVVHNFGRGVAAFFPSLVGALSSVFGLKAAMGVGALGYVLVIVGVVALPETRGRQIA; translated from the coding sequence GTGTTCTGGGCCGGGTTCGCCGGGTGGGGTCTGGACGCCTTCGACTTCACCACCCTGCCGCTGGCCCTGGGGTCCATCGCCGCGGCGTTCACGCTGAACTCCACCCAGTCGGGTCTGATCATGACGGTGACCCTGCTGGCCTCGGCCGTGGGTGGGGCCCTGGCGGGCCTGCTGTCGGACCGCGTCGGGCGGGTGCGGGTCCTGATGATCACCATCGCGACCTTCGCGGTCTTCACCGCCCTGTCCGGACTGTCCCAGAACTACGGTCAGATGTTGCTGTTCAAGGGGTTGCAGGGCCTCGGGTTCGGCGGCGAGTTCGCGGCCGGCGCGGTCCTGATCGCCGAGGTCGCCCCTGCCCGGCACCGCGGTCGGATCATGGGATTCGTCCACAGCTCGTACGCGGTCGGCTGGGGTCTGGCGGTCCTCGCCTACACGGTCATCTTCAGCCACGCCGGCCCTGACGCCTGGCGTTACCTGTTCCTCCTCGGCATACTGCCCGCCCTCGCGCTGCTCTTCATCCGGCGCAACGTGAGGGACTCCGTTGTCTCGACGGAGAATCGCCGTCGCATCGCGGGAGAGACCCCCGCTCCGGTCTGGGGCGGGCTCGTCGCGTTGTTCGGACGCGACCTGCGACACACCACGCTGTTCGCCCTGCTGGTCGGGATCGGGGTACAAGGCGGGTACTTCGCCATCTTCACCTGGCTGCCGTCCTACCTGCACACAGAGCGCGGTCTGACGGTCGTCGGCACCAGCGGCTACCTCTCGGCCGTCATCGCCGGCTGCTTCCTCGGCTATGTCGGTGCCGGTTTCCTGCACGACTGGGTCGGCCGCCGGGCCACGTTCATCTTCTTCGCGGTCAGCGGCGTGGTGTGCGTGGTGGCGTACACCTGGATCCCCGAGGGAGCCAACGGCCTGCTGCTCGTGCTGGGCGTGCCGCTGGGGATGGCGGCATGCGGATCGCTGGCCGGTACGGGCGTGTTCTTCAGCGAGTTGTTCCCCAGCCGGGTGCGCGGCACGGGCGTCGGCGTTGTCCACAATTTCGGCCGGGGAGTCGCCGCCTTCTTCCCCTCCCTCGTGGGCGCGCTCTCCTCGGTCTTCGGACTGAAGGCGGCCATGGGTGTCGGAGCTCTCGGGTACGTCCTGGTGATCGTCGGCGTGGTGGCCCTGCCTGAAACCCGGGGCCGGCAGATCGCGTAG
- a CDS encoding MBL fold metallo-hydrolase: MTHTARGLDIPLVPQNAIGPKVPPSGYLVEEVADGVHWITDGGYQCAFVVCDDEVIAIDAPPSLGGLVTRAIRDVTNKPITHVVYTHFHGDHIGRVDQFPDEATRIAQRETHTMLREAGDPLRRLPDVTFGDSYRMEVGGQVLEMHYKGSNHAPGNSFVYLPRQKVLMLVDVIYPGWVPFTNIAQSKHIPGFMAHHDHALAFDFDTMITGHLTRLGTRQDVETQREYMHDIRDAAQHALELTPVKRNLARDTVGTEHIYEYFKTMYEAAASEAAKPVIDKWSGRLGGVETLGVNHTLTMYHSLRLDGNVEPHVVFFPPADDSPGHDHQC, from the coding sequence ATGACACATACAGCCCGGGGACTCGACATTCCCCTCGTTCCCCAGAACGCGATCGGCCCCAAGGTGCCGCCTTCCGGCTACCTGGTCGAAGAGGTCGCCGACGGCGTCCACTGGATCACGGACGGCGGCTACCAGTGCGCGTTCGTGGTGTGCGACGACGAGGTGATCGCCATCGACGCACCACCTTCGCTCGGCGGCCTTGTCACTCGCGCCATCCGCGACGTGACAAACAAGCCCATCACCCACGTGGTGTACACGCACTTCCACGGCGACCACATCGGAAGGGTCGACCAGTTCCCCGATGAGGCCACCCGGATCGCGCAGCGGGAGACTCACACGATGCTGCGCGAGGCCGGCGATCCGCTGCGCCGGCTCCCGGACGTGACCTTCGGGGACTCCTACCGGATGGAGGTCGGCGGTCAGGTCCTCGAGATGCACTACAAGGGCAGCAACCACGCTCCTGGCAACAGCTTCGTGTACCTGCCCCGGCAGAAGGTCCTGATGCTGGTCGACGTGATCTACCCGGGGTGGGTGCCGTTCACCAACATCGCCCAGTCCAAACACATCCCCGGTTTCATGGCGCACCACGACCACGCGCTCGCGTTCGACTTTGACACGATGATCACCGGGCACCTCACCCGCCTCGGCACCCGCCAGGACGTCGAGACGCAGCGCGAGTACATGCACGACATTCGCGACGCCGCCCAGCACGCGCTGGAACTCACACCGGTCAAGCGGAACCTCGCACGCGACACGGTCGGCACAGAACACATCTACGAGTACTTCAAGACCATGTACGAGGCCGCTGCCTCGGAAGCTGCCAAGCCGGTCATCGACAAGTGGTCCGGCAGGCTGGGCGGTGTGGAAACCCTCGGGGTCAACCACACCCTGACGATGTATCACAGCCTCCGTCTCGACGGCAACGTCGAACCCCATGTGGTGTTCTTCCCCCCGGCCGACGACAGCCCCGGCCACGATCACCAGTGCTGA
- a CDS encoding cupin domain-containing protein, which produces MTYHISRAAEREWVDVKDVPGLRQALMVGEIHGSHHMEISLYELAPGATLGWNRCPFEESWFVTAGNGRAALAGLEYDLGAGDYGVAPVGLAHSLSAGDQGLSWFSVRAPKPPVFDGARSHISTQPLSGEYLGRPSETDPRHRYVGHFSESDVAPFGDLSMPGYHGPNIKNISIRMMVDQLLGAQHHTTFIASIAPRSGPGKAAKVHYHPFEEIYYFIGGGMRGWIDGNEEVTETGDLVWVSTDGTHGFVNEREEPARWIEVQSPVPPTSDAFFFPDDWRTLPEDGKTR; this is translated from the coding sequence ATGACTTACCACATATCTCGTGCCGCCGAACGCGAGTGGGTTGACGTCAAAGACGTGCCTGGACTGCGGCAGGCGTTGATGGTCGGCGAGATCCACGGGTCGCATCACATGGAGATCTCGCTGTACGAACTCGCACCCGGTGCGACCCTCGGCTGGAACCGCTGCCCGTTCGAGGAATCCTGGTTCGTGACGGCCGGCAACGGCCGCGCGGCGCTCGCGGGCCTGGAGTACGACCTCGGCGCCGGCGACTACGGCGTGGCGCCCGTCGGGCTGGCACATTCGCTGTCGGCCGGCGACCAGGGGTTGAGCTGGTTCTCGGTACGGGCACCGAAGCCGCCGGTGTTCGACGGCGCGCGCAGTCACATCTCGACACAGCCACTGTCCGGCGAGTACCTGGGCCGCCCCTCGGAAACCGACCCCCGCCACCGCTACGTCGGCCACTTCAGCGAATCCGACGTGGCGCCCTTCGGTGATCTGTCCATGCCGGGATACCACGGACCCAACATCAAGAACATCAGCATCCGGATGATGGTGGACCAACTGCTCGGCGCACAGCACCACACGACCTTCATCGCCAGCATCGCCCCGCGCTCCGGCCCGGGCAAGGCCGCGAAGGTGCATTACCACCCGTTCGAGGAGATCTACTACTTCATCGGCGGCGGCATGCGTGGCTGGATCGACGGCAACGAGGAGGTCACCGAGACCGGCGACCTCGTCTGGGTAAGCACGGACGGCACCCACGGCTTCGTCAACGAGCGTGAGGAGCCCGCCCGTTGGATCGAGGTTCAGTCGCCCGTCCCTCCGACCTCGGACGCCTTCTTCTTCCCGGACGACTGGCGCACTCTGCCTGAGGACGGGAAGACACGATGA
- a CDS encoding VOC family protein, with protein sequence MPIPGLTRVDHFGITVPDLDQAREFFEDVLGFEYLYRLGPLRGEGHWMSEHLNVPDEAVAPRIYFFRIGGQAIMEVFEYQVPGQRLEPPRNSDIGGHHLALYVEDMDTAVAELRRRGLRVLGDPTDSRGPHEGQRWVYFLSPWGLNCELVSYPNGKAFFRNPQAFS encoded by the coding sequence ATGCCCATCCCCGGACTCACCCGTGTCGACCACTTCGGGATCACGGTTCCCGATCTGGACCAGGCGCGGGAGTTCTTCGAAGACGTGCTCGGGTTCGAGTACCTGTACCGGCTCGGGCCGCTGCGGGGCGAGGGCCACTGGATGAGCGAACACCTGAACGTGCCCGACGAGGCGGTGGCGCCGCGGATCTACTTCTTCCGCATCGGCGGGCAGGCGATCATGGAAGTCTTCGAGTACCAGGTACCCGGCCAGCGGCTGGAGCCACCCCGCAACAGCGACATCGGCGGTCACCACCTCGCCCTGTACGTGGAGGACATGGATACCGCGGTGGCCGAACTGCGGCGGCGCGGACTCCGGGTGCTGGGGGACCCGACGGACAGCAGAGGACCGCACGAGGGACAGCGTTGGGTGTACTTCCTGTCGCCCTGGGGACTGAACTGCGAGCTGGTGTCCTACCCGAACGGGAAGGCGTTCTTCCGCAACCCGCAGGCCTTCAGCTGA
- a CDS encoding bifunctional methylenetetrahydrofolate dehydrogenase/methenyltetrahydrofolate cyclohydrolase: MTAQILDGKATAAAIKSDLTVRVAALKEKGVTPGLGTVLVGDDPGSQKYVAGKHRDCAQVGIASIQRELPATATQEEIEAVVRELNEDPACTGYIVQLPLPKGIDENRILELMDPDKDADGLHPMNLGRLVLNEPAPLPCTPNGVLTLLRRYGVEIKGAEVVVVGRGVTIGRPMPLLLTRRSENATVTQCHTGTRDLSAHLKRADIIVAAAGSAHLVRAEDVKPGAAVLDVGVSRSAEGKIVGDVHPDVAEVAAWISPNPGGVGPMTRAQLLVNVVEAAERSVG, translated from the coding sequence ATGACCGCCCAGATTCTCGATGGCAAGGCCACCGCAGCCGCGATCAAGTCCGATCTGACCGTCCGCGTGGCGGCCCTGAAGGAGAAGGGCGTCACGCCCGGCCTGGGGACCGTCCTGGTGGGCGACGACCCCGGCAGCCAGAAGTACGTCGCGGGCAAGCACCGCGACTGCGCGCAGGTGGGTATCGCCTCCATCCAGCGTGAACTGCCCGCGACCGCCACACAGGAGGAGATCGAGGCGGTGGTGCGGGAACTCAACGAGGACCCCGCCTGCACCGGCTACATCGTTCAGCTCCCGCTCCCCAAGGGCATCGACGAGAACCGCATCCTGGAGCTGATGGACCCGGACAAGGACGCGGACGGACTCCACCCGATGAACCTCGGCCGCCTCGTGCTGAACGAGCCGGCCCCGCTGCCCTGCACCCCGAACGGCGTCCTCACCCTCCTGCGCCGCTACGGCGTGGAGATCAAGGGTGCCGAGGTCGTGGTCGTCGGCCGCGGGGTGACCATCGGCCGGCCGATGCCGCTGCTGCTGACGCGGCGCAGCGAGAACGCGACCGTGACCCAGTGCCACACCGGTACCCGGGACCTCTCCGCGCACCTGAAGCGCGCCGACATCATCGTCGCCGCGGCCGGCTCCGCGCACCTCGTGCGTGCGGAGGACGTGAAGCCGGGCGCCGCCGTCCTCGACGTCGGAGTCTCGCGCAGCGCCGAGGGCAAGATCGTCGGCGATGTCCACCCGGATGTCGCCGAGGTCGCGGCGTGGATCTCCCCGAACCCGGGCGGCGTCGGCCCGATGACCCGTGCCCAGCTTCTCGTCAACGTGGTGGAAGCGGCGGAGCGCAGTGTCGGCTGA
- the purU gene encoding formyltetrahydrofolate deformylase, which produces MTAARCVLTLTCADRPGIVYAVTTFLLGNNCTIVESQQFTDRQAGKFFMRVEFEALDPQTTIDTLRAGFTTVPEQFSMEWRLLDGTRPQRILITASKFGHCLNDLLFRAFNGGLNVEVAAVVSNHPDLRYLAETYGVAYHHVPVTPETKSAAEKDLLNLVGELEVDLVVLARYMQILSPELCKKLEGRAINIHHSMLPSFKGARPYYQAHTRGVKLVGATAHYVTSDLDEGPIIEQEVARIDHSMTAADVTTLGRDVECLALFRAVRWHTENRVLLDGNRTVVFP; this is translated from the coding sequence ATGACCGCCGCCCGTTGTGTTCTCACTTTGACCTGTGCCGACCGGCCGGGGATCGTCTACGCGGTCACGACGTTCCTCCTCGGGAACAACTGCACCATCGTGGAGAGCCAGCAGTTCACCGACCGCCAGGCCGGGAAGTTCTTCATGCGGGTGGAGTTCGAAGCGTTGGACCCGCAGACCACGATCGACACGCTGCGCGCGGGTTTCACCACCGTGCCAGAGCAGTTCTCCATGGAGTGGCGGCTGCTCGACGGGACGCGGCCGCAACGCATCCTGATCACGGCCAGCAAGTTCGGTCACTGCCTCAACGACCTGCTGTTCCGCGCCTTCAACGGCGGCCTGAACGTCGAAGTGGCCGCGGTGGTGTCCAACCATCCGGATCTGCGCTACCTGGCCGAGACCTACGGCGTCGCCTACCACCACGTCCCGGTCACGCCGGAGACCAAGTCGGCCGCCGAGAAGGACCTGCTGAACCTGGTCGGTGAGCTGGAGGTGGACCTCGTGGTGCTCGCCCGGTACATGCAGATCCTCTCCCCGGAGCTGTGCAAGAAGCTTGAGGGGCGCGCCATCAACATCCACCACTCGATGCTCCCCAGCTTCAAGGGCGCCCGGCCGTACTACCAGGCCCACACCCGAGGCGTGAAGCTCGTCGGTGCCACCGCGCACTACGTGACCTCCGATCTCGACGAGGGCCCCATCATCGAACAGGAGGTGGCGCGCATCGACCACTCCATGACCGCTGCCGACGTGACCACTCTCGGCCGGGACGTCGAGTGCCTGGCGCTGTTCCGCGCGGTCCGCTGGCACACCGAGAACCGCGTACTGCTCGACGGCAACCGAACCGTGGTCTTTCCCTGA
- a CDS encoding aminomethyl transferase family protein, protein MNLEEKIQKAGNVADMLRNAPQGPYVYPMRAEYTNWRDEQRAWQETAVMFDQSHHMTDIYFKGPDALRLMSDLSVNGFKNFGRNKAKQFVACNYDGYFVGDAILFAFEDDEFSLVGRPVAPNWAAFHAEHGDYRVTVTRDERSIANDGRRLTFRFQLNGPATHKIVEKAAGAPLPRIRFFAMGEFEIAGVPVRALNHTMVGVPGLEFTGLELVGPSEHAERVREALLTAGEEFRLRQGGARAYPSTAIESGWIPAPVPAIYTGETMKPFREWLSADGFEANASIGGSFVSDTIEDYYVTPWDLGYGHVIKFDHDFIGRAALERMADEPHRKKVWLRWNDRDTAELIADSLFGSGPHAKYLEMPVSNYATGSYDKVLVDGRLVGVSANAGYTVNVGGWSSLAMVDDSEAIDGREVTIVVGEVNGGSAKPTVERHIQRHIRATLRTAPLV, encoded by the coding sequence ATGAATCTCGAAGAGAAAATCCAGAAGGCCGGCAACGTCGCTGACATGCTGCGCAACGCGCCCCAGGGCCCGTACGTCTACCCCATGCGCGCCGAGTACACCAACTGGCGGGACGAGCAGCGTGCGTGGCAGGAGACCGCCGTGATGTTCGATCAGTCGCACCACATGACGGACATCTATTTCAAGGGTCCGGACGCGCTACGACTGATGTCTGATCTCAGTGTCAACGGATTCAAGAATTTCGGCAGGAACAAGGCAAAGCAGTTCGTGGCATGCAACTACGACGGTTACTTCGTGGGGGATGCCATTCTGTTCGCCTTCGAGGACGACGAGTTCAGCCTGGTGGGCCGCCCGGTCGCACCCAACTGGGCCGCCTTCCACGCCGAGCACGGAGACTACCGGGTCACGGTGACCCGCGACGAGCGTTCCATCGCCAACGACGGCAGGCGGCTCACTTTCCGGTTCCAGCTCAATGGACCGGCCACGCACAAGATCGTCGAGAAGGCGGCGGGCGCGCCGCTGCCGCGCATCAGGTTCTTCGCCATGGGCGAATTCGAGATCGCGGGTGTTCCGGTGCGCGCACTGAACCACACCATGGTCGGAGTGCCCGGGCTGGAATTCACCGGTCTGGAGCTGGTAGGTCCGTCGGAACACGCCGAGCGGGTCCGGGAGGCGCTCCTGACCGCAGGGGAAGAATTCCGGCTGCGCCAGGGCGGCGCACGTGCCTACCCGTCCACCGCCATCGAGTCCGGCTGGATACCTGCGCCGGTGCCCGCCATCTATACCGGTGAGACGATGAAACCGTTCCGGGAGTGGCTGTCCGCGGACGGCTTCGAGGCGAACGCCTCCATCGGCGGCAGCTTCGTATCGGACACCATCGAGGACTACTACGTCACGCCGTGGGACCTCGGCTACGGGCACGTCATCAAGTTCGACCACGACTTCATCGGCCGGGCGGCCCTGGAACGAATGGCGGACGAGCCCCACCGCAAGAAGGTGTGGCTGCGCTGGAACGACCGGGACACCGCGGAGCTGATCGCCGACAGCCTGTTCGGCAGCGGACCGCACGCGAAATACCTGGAGATGCCGGTCTCCAACTACGCCACCGGGTCCTACGACAAGGTGCTCGTCGACGGCAGGCTCGTGGGCGTCTCCGCGAACGCCGGCTACACCGTCAACGTGGGCGGCTGGTCCTCGCTGGCCATGGTGGACGACAGCGAGGCGATCGACGGCCGCGAGGTGACGATCGTCGTCGGCGAGGTGAACGGCGGTTCGGCCAAGCCCACCGTCGAACGGCACATCCAGCGCCACATCCGCGCCACGCTCCGCACCGCCCCGCTGGTATGA
- a CDS encoding Xaa-Pro peptidase family protein, with translation MTSAATSTFGLNTVDWERRIDVDRLRDDRLGRLRDQLEASELGAVLAFDFTNIRYMTATHIGTWAVDKLIRFALLVRGGEPIVWDFGSAARHHQLYAPWLDHPSDERNPSGARAGISTLRGAFNPDAGIADEVARKVRRELDLYGLAGEAVGVDVIEMPVLAALRDAGVTVVDGQQVFLEARRVKTDTEVTLLTQACAMVDAAYDSLYTFLRPGVRENECVGLVSKTLYDLGSEHVEGVNAISGERCSPHPHVYSDRIIRPGDPAFFDILHSHMGYRTCYYRTFAVGSASPSQRDAYTRCREYMDRAIELVRPGATTADIVSVWPTAQEFGFPDEEAAFALQYGHGVGLSIWEKPIFSRLVSLDHPEVLEKGMVFALETYWPSADGLGAARIEEELVVTEDGCEVITKFPAEELLVAGQRYFAVGGQLPTLREPQSHRNRPRD, from the coding sequence ATGACATCCGCGGCGACTTCCACGTTCGGCCTGAACACGGTCGACTGGGAACGGCGGATCGACGTCGACCGGCTGCGCGACGACCGGCTGGGGCGGCTGCGAGACCAGCTCGAGGCATCCGAACTCGGCGCCGTCCTCGCCTTCGACTTCACCAACATCCGCTATATGACGGCCACCCACATCGGTACCTGGGCGGTCGACAAGTTGATCCGGTTCGCCCTCCTGGTACGGGGCGGCGAACCCATCGTGTGGGACTTCGGCTCGGCGGCACGGCACCACCAGTTGTACGCGCCGTGGCTGGACCACCCGTCCGACGAGCGCAATCCGTCGGGCGCCCGGGCCGGCATCTCCACGCTGCGCGGTGCGTTCAACCCTGACGCCGGCATCGCGGACGAGGTGGCCCGCAAGGTACGCCGCGAGCTCGACCTCTACGGCCTGGCCGGCGAAGCCGTCGGCGTGGATGTCATCGAGATGCCCGTACTGGCCGCGCTCCGGGACGCGGGCGTGACCGTCGTGGACGGTCAGCAGGTGTTCCTGGAGGCCCGGCGGGTCAAGACCGACACGGAGGTCACGCTGCTGACCCAGGCGTGCGCGATGGTGGATGCCGCCTACGACTCGCTATACACCTTCCTGCGACCCGGCGTACGCGAGAACGAGTGCGTCGGATTGGTCAGCAAGACGCTGTACGACCTGGGGTCCGAGCACGTCGAGGGGGTGAACGCAATCTCCGGCGAGCGGTGCTCTCCGCACCCGCACGTCTACTCGGACCGCATCATCCGGCCCGGCGACCCCGCGTTCTTCGACATTCTGCACAGCCACATGGGCTACCGCACCTGCTACTACCGGACCTTCGCGGTCGGCAGCGCGTCACCGTCGCAGCGCGACGCCTATACCCGGTGCCGCGAGTACATGGACCGGGCCATCGAACTCGTCCGGCCAGGCGCCACCACCGCGGACATCGTGTCCGTCTGGCCGACGGCCCAGGAGTTCGGCTTCCCGGACGAGGAGGCGGCGTTCGCCCTGCAGTACGGCCACGGCGTCGGACTGTCCATCTGGGAGAAGCCGATCTTCTCCCGCCTGGTCTCGCTGGACCACCCCGAGGTCCTCGAGAAGGGCATGGTGTTCGCTCTGGAGACCTACTGGCCGTCCGCCGACGGCCTGGGGGCCGCCCGCATCGAGGAGGAACTGGTCGTCACCGAGGACGGCTGCGAGGTGATCACCAAGTTCCCCGCCGAGGAACTGCTGGTCGCCGGGCAACGTTACTTCGCGGTCGGCGGGCAACTGCCCACACTCCGTGAACCCCAGTCGCACCGCAACCGCCCTCGCGACTGA